One region of Brachybacterium saurashtrense genomic DNA includes:
- a CDS encoding DUF3499 domain-containing protein: protein MPARECSRTACSRPAVSSLTFVYQDSTAVLGPLSRASEPHAYDLCREHASRMTAPRGWELLRVAGGEQVSDDLVALADAVGPRAEAPAPQDAPAGAGPRRAGRGQDGPGRDRAAGARRGADETARSGPRHLHVVRSTHD, encoded by the coding sequence GTGCCCGCTCGTGAATGCTCCAGGACCGCCTGCTCCCGGCCCGCCGTCAGCTCGCTGACCTTCGTGTACCAGGACTCCACCGCTGTGCTGGGGCCGCTGTCCCGCGCCAGCGAGCCGCATGCCTACGACCTCTGCCGGGAGCACGCCTCCCGGATGACCGCGCCCCGCGGCTGGGAGCTGCTGCGCGTGGCCGGAGGGGAGCAGGTCAGCGATGACCTGGTGGCTCTCGCCGACGCCGTGGGGCCCCGCGCCGAGGCCCCCGCCCCGCAGGACGCGCCGGCCGGTGCCGGGCCGCGGCGTGCCGGCCGCGGGCAGGACGGCCCGGGCCGGGACCGCGCGGCCGGGGCCCGCCGGGGCGCCGACGAGACCGCGCGGAGCGGGCCGCGCCACCTCCACGTCGTCAGGAGCACCCATGACTGA
- a CDS encoding metallopeptidase family protein: MDVQPLRPGAPGPRPGRRRRDRRGRGRRWDLIPPHLPGHRSRRERFDDLVAEAGAVLAERFPRRLEHLQVLVEEVPPSDPAPWDAPTVLLGRVIPSTREHPAQVIVYRRPLQTRCATEDELETLVRQVLSEQIGSLLNLPPEDVDPEAWAD, from the coding sequence ATGGATGTGCAGCCGCTGCGCCCCGGGGCTCCCGGTCCCCGGCCGGGACGTCGCCGTCGGGACCGTCGCGGGCGGGGCCGGCGCTGGGACCTGATCCCCCCGCACCTGCCCGGACACCGCAGCCGGCGCGAGCGCTTCGACGACCTGGTGGCCGAGGCCGGCGCCGTGCTCGCCGAACGGTTCCCGCGCCGCCTCGAGCACCTGCAGGTGCTCGTGGAGGAGGTGCCGCCCTCGGACCCCGCTCCCTGGGACGCGCCCACGGTGCTGCTGGGGCGGGTGATCCCGTCCACGCGCGAGCATCCCGCCCAGGTGATCGTCTACCGCCGTCCCCTGCAGACCCGCTGCGCGACCGAGGACGAGCTCGAGACGCTGGTGCGGCAGGTGCTGTCCGAGCAGATCGGCTCGCTGCTCAACCTGCCGCCGGAGGACGTCGACCCCGAGGCCTGGGCGGACTGA
- a CDS encoding DUF5719 family protein, whose protein sequence is MAEHEMVESVASPSGGSRRTARPLLALASLVPLALGVGALALDAPPAPVPVERAEVRSLPGPTTRWCPGPLDVPEEALGTGVDEELSVTPPSAAVSLAALAAEPESSLLFGTVSASSTLQEEDGSVRAPSVEAQGADGSVLTDDAASEDLGVAVLEQTGIEDVPHVRAATSQGARPVADVLQSTLTRRGDYRSLALSRCAAPVTEATFLGASTGTGDSAVLVLRNPTERPATAAVQLWTEDGPAAMEGRSQVVLGPGEEQRVLLESIAGGQDAVGVSVSVLGAPLSMHVQGTERDGLTPGGAEVQTPLPAAADELVMPGVDVDGGDPVLVLANPQGSATTADVEVIGADGAVETAGVEDVDVPSGTVVRVPLEGLEDGTYAVRVQAGSPLTAVTRAQRTGEDLPGDTIGAPVDFALVAPAPSLHSHAVLALPAEGAAGELTLTAVEDSAVTVIPVAADGTAGDPVEAEISAEETTTLEAESLQAGGEPAAGLTVVPEQAGVVHAGWTQRESDGEDGLLLSTLGVQSPLGGEDALTVRRAP, encoded by the coding sequence ATGGCTGAGCACGAGATGGTGGAGAGCGTCGCGTCGCCCTCCGGCGGGAGCCGCCGGACGGCGCGACCGCTGCTGGCGCTGGCATCCCTGGTGCCGCTCGCCCTCGGGGTGGGGGCCCTGGCCCTCGACGCCCCGCCCGCCCCGGTCCCCGTGGAGCGCGCGGAGGTGCGCTCCCTGCCGGGCCCCACCACCCGCTGGTGCCCCGGACCGCTGGACGTGCCCGAGGAGGCGCTGGGCACGGGCGTGGACGAGGAGCTCTCGGTCACCCCGCCCAGTGCCGCCGTGTCCCTCGCCGCGCTCGCCGCGGAGCCGGAGTCCTCGCTGCTGTTCGGCACCGTCAGCGCCTCCTCCACGCTGCAGGAGGAGGACGGCTCCGTGCGCGCCCCCTCCGTGGAGGCGCAGGGGGCGGACGGCTCGGTGCTCACCGACGACGCCGCCTCCGAGGACCTCGGCGTCGCGGTGCTGGAGCAGACCGGGATCGAGGATGTCCCGCACGTGAGGGCGGCGACCTCCCAGGGCGCCCGCCCCGTCGCGGACGTCCTCCAGAGCACTCTCACCCGCCGCGGCGACTACCGGTCGCTGGCGCTCTCGCGCTGTGCCGCCCCGGTCACCGAGGCCACGTTCCTCGGCGCCTCCACCGGCACCGGGGACAGCGCGGTGCTGGTGCTGCGCAACCCCACCGAACGGCCCGCGACGGCCGCCGTGCAGCTGTGGACGGAGGACGGCCCCGCCGCGATGGAGGGCCGCAGCCAGGTGGTCCTCGGTCCCGGCGAGGAGCAGCGAGTGCTGCTGGAGTCGATCGCCGGGGGGCAGGACGCCGTGGGCGTGAGCGTCTCGGTGCTCGGCGCGCCGCTGTCGATGCACGTGCAGGGCACCGAGCGCGACGGCCTCACCCCGGGCGGCGCCGAGGTGCAGACCCCGCTGCCCGCCGCCGCGGACGAGCTGGTGATGCCGGGCGTCGACGTCGACGGCGGCGACCCCGTGCTGGTGCTCGCGAACCCCCAGGGCAGCGCCACCACGGCGGATGTCGAGGTGATCGGTGCCGACGGCGCGGTCGAGACGGCGGGCGTCGAGGACGTCGACGTCCCTTCCGGCACCGTGGTGCGCGTGCCGCTGGAGGGCTTGGAGGACGGCACCTACGCCGTCCGGGTGCAGGCAGGCAGCCCGCTCACCGCAGTGACCCGCGCCCAGCGCACCGGTGAGGACCTCCCCGGCGACACGATCGGCGCCCCCGTGGACTTCGCCCTGGTGGCTCCGGCGCCCTCGCTCCACTCCCACGCCGTGCTCGCGCTCCCGGCCGAGGGCGCCGCCGGCGAGCTCACCCTGACCGCCGTCGAGGACTCCGCGGTGACCGTGATCCCGGTGGCGGCGGACGGCACGGCCGGCGACCCCGTCGAGGCGGAGATCTCCGCGGAGGAGACCACGACCCTCGAGGCGGAGAGCCTGCAGGCCGGCGGCGAGCCCGCCGCAGGTCTCACGGTGGTGCCCGAGCAGGCCGGCGTGGTGCACGCCGGCTGGACACAGCGCGAGAGCGACGGCGAGGACGGCCTGCTGCTCTCCACGCTCGGGGTGCAGTCCCCGCTCGGCGGGGAGGACGCGCTCACGGTGCGCCGCGCCCCCTGA
- a CDS encoding WhiB family transcriptional regulator has translation MDEERVDVDARAELSLLDLAGQDSDDAELTWQERALCAQTDPEAFFPEKGGSTREAKKVCVSCEVRAECLEYALENDERFGIWGGLSERERRKLKRRVI, from the coding sequence ATGGATGAGGAACGCGTCGACGTCGACGCCCGTGCAGAGCTGTCCCTGCTCGACCTCGCCGGGCAGGACTCCGACGATGCCGAGCTGACCTGGCAGGAGCGCGCCCTGTGCGCGCAGACCGATCCCGAGGCGTTCTTCCCCGAGAAGGGCGGCTCCACGCGCGAGGCGAAGAAGGTGTGCGTCTCCTGCGAGGTGCGGGCCGAGTGCCTCGAGTACGCCCTCGAGAACGATGAGCGGTTCGGCATCTGGGGCGGTCTCTCCGAGCGTGAGCGTCGCAAGCTCAAGCGCCGGGTGATCTGA
- a CDS encoding coenzyme F420-0:L-glutamate ligase, with protein MSAPPPPLPTPSPPPTTTSSGAPIPHPAAPPPVTVHPVTGLGEIREGEDLVAALLPALRALEPREGDVLCVSTKIVSKAHGLRVAPDQRDRAIAEAAVRTVARRLHTRQVTSVVQIPSGPVMAAAGVDSSNAPDGPLLLPEDPDACARELRDGLVAALGVPLGVLLTDTSSRVWRVGVGDIALGSAGVAALQDLRGGADAHGRALSVTVRNLADELAAAADLVKGKASGVPAALVRGVDAATAADVPARELSRTGEDDWFRRPSLESVWVALGLAPEQEPVARMSPEPAEERIARALAVAAIPRGAASASTATVRRRSATQGPAPIVVEAADTSRAALVEAATLAERIRTALAAESLGAPLPEIPVEILTPGDQEVPA; from the coding sequence GTGTCCGCTCCCCCTCCCCCGCTCCCCACCCCGTCCCCGCCCCCGACGACGACGTCGTCGGGGGCGCCGATCCCGCACCCCGCCGCACCCCCGCCCGTCACGGTGCACCCCGTCACCGGACTCGGAGAGATCCGGGAGGGCGAGGACCTGGTCGCCGCGCTGTTGCCGGCGCTGAGGGCGCTGGAGCCCCGCGAGGGCGACGTGCTGTGCGTCTCGACGAAGATCGTCTCCAAGGCGCACGGACTGCGCGTCGCCCCGGACCAGCGGGATCGGGCGATCGCCGAAGCGGCGGTGCGCACCGTCGCCCGGCGCCTCCACACCCGGCAGGTCACCTCGGTGGTGCAGATCCCCTCGGGCCCGGTGATGGCGGCGGCCGGTGTGGACTCCTCCAACGCGCCCGACGGGCCCCTGCTGCTCCCCGAGGATCCGGACGCCTGCGCCCGCGAGCTGCGCGACGGGCTCGTCGCCGCGCTCGGCGTGCCCCTGGGGGTGCTGCTCACCGACACCTCCTCGCGGGTGTGGCGCGTGGGCGTGGGCGACATCGCCCTGGGCTCCGCGGGCGTGGCCGCGCTGCAGGACCTGCGCGGCGGCGCCGACGCGCACGGCCGTGCGCTCTCCGTCACGGTGAGGAATCTCGCCGACGAGCTCGCCGCGGCCGCGGACCTCGTCAAGGGCAAGGCCAGCGGTGTCCCCGCCGCCCTGGTGCGCGGGGTCGACGCCGCCACGGCGGCCGACGTCCCCGCCCGGGAGCTCTCCCGCACCGGGGAGGACGACTGGTTCCGCCGCCCCAGCCTCGAGTCGGTGTGGGTGGCGCTGGGTCTCGCCCCGGAGCAGGAGCCGGTGGCGCGGATGTCCCCCGAGCCGGCCGAGGAGCGGATCGCCCGCGCGCTCGCGGTCGCCGCGATCCCGCGCGGGGCCGCGTCAGCGTCCACCGCGACCGTCCGTCGACGCTCCGCGACCCAGGGCCCGGCGCCTATCGTGGTGGAGGCGGCCGACACCTCCCGGGCGGCGCTGGTCGAGGCCGCGACCCTGGCGGAGCGCATCCGCACCGCCCTGGCCGCGGAATCTCTCGGCGCTCCGCTGCCGGAGATCCCGGTCGAGATCCTCACCCCCGGCGACCAGGAGGTCCCCGCATGA
- a CDS encoding TIGR03089 family protein, giving the protein MSPHAPRSLPTAAELLTALERTGPRPVLAWYGEASRIELSGHVLANWVIKAIGHLHDEVALAPGDLVVLDLPPHWKRLVLALAGWSLGAEVVVLARPDEDPEAADGTSGAEPAEGAAPVPQAEAAEAPQVLVTDRPDSALADAADEVLAVQPVSLAPRFGAELPPLVRDWVVEVRGSSDLLGVALPDWSGPAPAVDADGGVDATSADAPRASGVGATSADAPRASEVGAPRLLVPGDGLEVPERLLAVLLGGGGLVGPAAQVTAHQAEEEGVTARA; this is encoded by the coding sequence ATGAGCCCCCACGCACCCCGCTCCCTGCCCACCGCGGCAGAGCTCCTGACCGCCCTCGAGCGCACCGGGCCCCGGCCCGTCCTGGCCTGGTACGGCGAGGCCTCCCGGATCGAGCTGTCCGGGCACGTGCTGGCCAACTGGGTGATCAAGGCGATCGGCCACCTGCACGACGAGGTCGCGCTGGCCCCCGGGGACCTGGTGGTGCTCGATCTGCCCCCGCACTGGAAGCGCCTCGTGCTGGCGCTGGCGGGCTGGTCCCTCGGCGCCGAGGTGGTCGTCCTCGCCCGCCCGGACGAGGACCCGGAAGCTGCCGACGGGACGTCGGGCGCGGAGCCCGCCGAGGGCGCGGCCCCGGTGCCGCAGGCGGAGGCGGCCGAGGCCCCGCAGGTGCTCGTCACCGACCGGCCGGACTCCGCCCTCGCGGACGCGGCCGACGAGGTGCTCGCCGTGCAGCCGGTCTCCCTCGCCCCGCGCTTCGGTGCGGAGCTGCCGCCGCTCGTGCGGGATTGGGTGGTCGAGGTGCGCGGGAGCTCCGACCTGCTCGGGGTGGCGCTGCCGGACTGGAGCGGTCCCGCCCCTGCCGTGGACGCCGACGGCGGGGTCGACGCGACGAGCGCGGACGCACCCCGTGCCTCCGGGGTCGGCGCGACGAGCGCAGACGCGCCCCGTGCCTCCGAGGTCGGCGCCCCGCGCCTGCTCGTCCCGGGTGACGGTCTCGAGGTCCCGGAGCGCCTGCTCGCGGTGCTGCTCGGCGGTGGCGGTCTCGTCGGCCCTGCCGCGCAGGTCACCGCGCACCAGGCCGAGGAGGAGGGCGTCACCGCCCGCGCCTGA
- a CDS encoding ABC transporter ATP-binding protein yields MTPTLDSVPDSAAVPTDREMVRIEHVTKQFSLRHDHSLKELVFSALQRKKLADTFLALDDVDLTVHAGETVGLIGFNGSGKSTLLKTISGVLYPDEGRVLLRGRVAGLIEVGAGFHPDLSGRENVYLNGAILGMSREQVDEKFDEIVAFSEIEEFIDTEVKYYSSGMFLRLAFAVAVHTEPDIFLVDEILSVGDEPFQRKCLERIQQLQAAGRTMIVVSHELEMLERLCTRIVVLRKGRTVFDGDPTRAVATLREG; encoded by the coding sequence ATGACACCCACCCTCGACTCCGTGCCCGATTCCGCCGCGGTCCCCACCGACCGCGAGATGGTGCGCATCGAGCACGTGACCAAGCAGTTCTCGCTGCGTCACGACCACTCGCTCAAGGAGCTGGTGTTCTCCGCCCTGCAGCGCAAGAAGCTGGCCGACACCTTCCTCGCGCTCGACGACGTGGATCTCACCGTCCACGCCGGCGAGACCGTGGGACTGATCGGCTTCAACGGCTCCGGGAAGTCCACCCTGCTCAAGACCATCTCCGGGGTGCTGTACCCCGATGAGGGGCGCGTGCTGCTGCGCGGCCGCGTGGCGGGGCTGATCGAGGTGGGCGCCGGCTTCCACCCGGACCTCTCGGGGCGCGAGAACGTGTACCTCAACGGCGCCATCCTGGGGATGTCCCGCGAGCAGGTCGATGAGAAGTTCGACGAGATCGTCGCGTTCAGCGAGATCGAGGAGTTCATCGACACCGAGGTGAAGTACTACAGCTCCGGCATGTTCCTGCGCCTGGCCTTCGCCGTGGCGGTGCACACGGAGCCGGACATCTTCCTGGTCGACGAGATCCTCTCCGTGGGCGACGAGCCGTTCCAGCGCAAGTGCCTGGAGCGGATCCAGCAGCTGCAGGCGGCGGGCCGCACCATGATCGTGGTCTCCCACGAGCTGGAGATGCTCGAGCGGCTCTGCACCCGGATCGTCGTGCTGCGCAAGGGCCGCACGGTCTTCGACGGGGACCCCACCCGCGCCGTCGCCACCCTCCGCGAGGGCTGA
- a CDS encoding ABC transporter permease: MTATSGRGLRRIPSAAEQAEGWRAPGQDAGWLNPVRERFLLSLLVRKELRVRYRGSALGMLWSYVKPAVQFIVFYIALGLFLELSKGTPAYAVYLFSGIVVINLFGEVLGNATRSISGNAPLVSKIYLPSELFPWSSLVVALVHFLPQLLVLVVGALIFGWLPSPTALVAFALGMVILVVFTMGLGMIAAALNAAFRDVENFVDLIVMVATWLSPVLYRISMVEEVIGGTIWWWLYQLNPLTIVVELFHVAFWRYAGPVVERVPEDPTLMSPYEPFGLWWAGLLTSVLVFVVGAIVFERSKRRFAQEL, translated from the coding sequence GTGACGGCGACCTCCGGTCGAGGACTGCGCCGGATCCCCTCCGCCGCCGAACAGGCGGAGGGGTGGCGTGCCCCGGGGCAGGACGCCGGCTGGCTGAACCCGGTGCGGGAGCGCTTCCTGCTCAGCCTGCTGGTGCGCAAGGAGCTGCGGGTCCGCTACCGCGGCAGCGCCCTCGGGATGCTGTGGAGCTACGTCAAGCCTGCGGTGCAGTTCATCGTCTTCTACATCGCGCTGGGGCTGTTCCTCGAGCTGTCCAAGGGCACCCCGGCCTACGCCGTGTACCTGTTCAGCGGGATCGTGGTGATCAACCTGTTCGGCGAGGTGCTGGGCAACGCCACCCGCTCGATCTCCGGGAACGCGCCGCTGGTCTCGAAGATCTACCTGCCCAGCGAGCTGTTCCCGTGGTCCAGCCTGGTGGTCGCGCTGGTGCACTTCCTGCCGCAGCTGCTGGTGCTGGTGGTGGGCGCGCTGATCTTCGGCTGGCTGCCCTCGCCCACGGCGCTGGTGGCCTTCGCGCTGGGCATGGTGATCCTCGTCGTCTTCACGATGGGGCTGGGCATGATCGCCGCCGCGCTGAACGCCGCGTTCCGGGACGTGGAGAACTTCGTGGACCTCATCGTGATGGTCGCGACCTGGCTCTCCCCGGTGCTGTACCGCATCTCGATGGTGGAGGAGGTGATCGGCGGGACCATCTGGTGGTGGCTCTACCAGCTCAACCCGCTCACCATCGTGGTGGAGCTGTTCCACGTGGCGTTCTGGCGCTACGCCGGACCGGTGGTGGAGCGGGTCCCCGAGGACCCGACCCTGATGTCCCCGTACGAGCCGTTCGGCCTGTGGTGGGCGGGCCTGCTCACCTCGGTGCTGGTGTTCGTGGTGGGAGCGATCGTGTTCGAGCGCTCCAAGCGCCGGTTCGCCCAGGAACTGTGA
- a CDS encoding glycosyltransferase, with translation MSTTPSTARADAPDEAPQRVLQRLIMPLSATPDVIPLYLESHAARSGAHTAAFGLGSAQEESHDAAAAGASHQAAYAGQPRIDELSTRYGVRVPEQSLRSFGTYFNAFPASYWRRWTPVRQVNLAVTTSGAGQIIVYRSNARGAIQRHDMATVTGDGTTLFELPLTAFGDGGWYWFDVITGDAPLTILGAQWTADSSAARTEGTFSIAMTTMNKVSYVLDNIALLSRDPDLREKLDVMYVVDQGSDRLSDHAELAPLQEAMGDQLRIIEQGNIGGSGGFSRGMYEASTNGSSTYVINTDDDIDIEPESLLRMITFADYTRTPMLVGAHMFDLNNRSVLHAFGESVDPWAIQPRVTIPESTLGHDFAAEPLRSTPWLHRRADVDYNGWWTCLIPTETVREIGLSLPVFIKWDDAEYGLRAKKAGYPTVSLPGAAVWHITWTDKNDALDWQIYFHERNRIITALLHSGYERGGRVLTESQSIDVKHLLSMQYYTQAARLYAQTDVLRGPDVLHGEIGTKLPELRQMAQEHDDSVTRPDPDSFPDVQVTKPPRKGKPFSAPHRALLPLWTVKAMGRQLLASPPERARRHPQAQVAHQDAKWWTLSHYDSAVVSNAEGTKVAWYQRRPEQVRAMLTRSARTHLDLYRQWNRLRDQYRAAAEEITSFPAWERTFAANPAPARPGIDDRDGSGESSDETAESAPA, from the coding sequence GTGAGCACGACCCCCAGCACGGCACGCGCCGACGCCCCGGACGAGGCGCCGCAGAGAGTCCTGCAGCGGCTGATCATGCCGCTTTCGGCCACCCCGGACGTGATCCCGCTCTACCTGGAGTCCCACGCGGCGCGGTCCGGCGCCCACACGGCCGCCTTCGGCCTGGGCAGCGCCCAGGAGGAGTCGCACGACGCTGCTGCCGCCGGCGCCTCGCACCAGGCCGCCTACGCCGGGCAGCCGCGGATCGACGAGCTCAGCACCCGCTACGGGGTGCGCGTTCCCGAGCAGTCGCTGCGCTCCTTCGGCACCTACTTCAACGCCTTCCCGGCCAGCTACTGGCGGCGCTGGACCCCGGTGCGGCAGGTGAACCTCGCGGTGACCACCAGCGGCGCCGGGCAGATCATCGTGTACCGCTCCAACGCCCGCGGCGCGATCCAGCGCCATGACATGGCCACGGTCACCGGGGACGGGACCACGCTCTTCGAGCTGCCGCTGACGGCCTTCGGCGACGGCGGCTGGTACTGGTTCGACGTCATCACCGGCGACGCCCCGCTCACCATCCTGGGGGCGCAGTGGACGGCGGATTCCTCCGCCGCCCGCACCGAGGGCACCTTCTCCATCGCGATGACCACGATGAACAAGGTCTCCTACGTGCTCGACAACATCGCGCTGCTGAGCCGGGACCCGGACCTGCGCGAGAAGCTCGACGTGATGTACGTGGTGGACCAGGGCTCGGACCGCCTGAGCGACCACGCGGAGCTCGCGCCGCTGCAGGAGGCGATGGGCGACCAGCTGCGGATCATCGAGCAGGGCAACATCGGCGGCTCCGGCGGCTTCTCCCGGGGCATGTACGAGGCGTCCACGAACGGCTCCTCCACCTACGTGATCAACACCGACGACGACATCGACATCGAGCCCGAGTCGCTGCTGCGGATGATCACCTTCGCGGACTACACGCGCACCCCGATGCTGGTGGGCGCCCACATGTTCGACCTCAACAACCGCTCCGTGCTCCACGCCTTCGGCGAGAGCGTGGATCCGTGGGCGATCCAGCCGCGGGTGACGATCCCCGAGAGCACGCTGGGTCACGACTTCGCCGCCGAGCCGCTGCGCTCCACGCCGTGGCTGCACCGCCGCGCCGATGTGGACTACAACGGCTGGTGGACCTGCCTCATCCCCACGGAGACCGTGCGGGAGATCGGCCTGAGCCTGCCGGTGTTCATCAAGTGGGACGACGCCGAGTACGGCCTGCGGGCGAAGAAGGCCGGGTATCCGACGGTCTCGCTGCCGGGCGCGGCAGTGTGGCACATCACCTGGACGGACAAGAACGACGCGCTGGACTGGCAGATCTACTTCCACGAGCGCAACCGGATCATCACCGCGCTGCTCCACTCCGGGTACGAGCGCGGCGGCCGGGTGCTCACCGAGTCCCAGAGCATCGACGTCAAGCACCTGCTCTCGATGCAGTACTACACTCAGGCCGCGCGCCTGTACGCCCAGACGGACGTGCTGCGCGGCCCGGATGTGCTGCACGGGGAGATCGGCACGAAGCTGCCCGAGCTGCGACAGATGGCGCAGGAGCACGATGACTCCGTGACCCGCCCCGACCCCGATTCCTTCCCGGACGTGCAGGTCACGAAGCCGCCGCGGAAGGGCAAGCCGTTCTCCGCGCCCCATCGCGCGCTGCTGCCGCTGTGGACCGTCAAGGCGATGGGCCGCCAGCTGCTGGCGTCGCCGCCGGAGCGGGCACGCCGCCACCCGCAGGCGCAGGTGGCGCACCAGGACGCCAAGTGGTGGACGCTCAGCCACTACGACAGCGCCGTGGTCTCCAACGCCGAGGGCACCAAGGTGGCCTGGTACCAGCGCCGCCCGGAGCAGGTGCGCGCGATGCTCACCCGCTCCGCGCGCACTCACCTGGACCTCTACCGCCAGTGGAACCGCCTGCGGGACCAGTACCGTGCCGCGGCCGAGGAGATCACCTCCTTCCCGGCCTGGGAGCGCACCTTCGCGGCGAACCCGGCGCCGGCGCGCCCGGGGATCGATGACCGTGACGGGTCGGGCGAGTCCTCGGACGAGACCGCAGAGAGCGCCCCCGCGTGA
- the glf gene encoding UDP-galactopyranose mutase — MSTPDLLVVGSGLFGLTIAERAVAEHGAKVTIIDRRPHLGGNAYSEADEQTGIEVHKYGAHLFHTSNQRVWEYVNRFTDFTGYQHKVYTTHQGVVFPMPINLGTVNQFFQAAYTPDEARALIAEQAGELAGTDPENLDEKGISLIGRPLYEAFIKNYTGKQWQTDPKDLPASIISRLPVRYTYDNRYFNDTYEGLPTQGYTAWLERMADHPNIEVRLNTDYFDTSQPLNKDAVRGNIPVVYTGPVDRYFDHQLGELGWRTIDLETEHLEVGDYQGTSVMNYADAEVPYTRIIEPRHFHPERDYPKDRTVIQREYSRFAESGDEPYYPINSGTDRERLLAYRELADAEPRTLFGGRLGTYQYLDMHMAIGSALSMADNKLSDLLRG, encoded by the coding sequence GTGTCGACTCCTGATCTCCTCGTCGTCGGCTCCGGCCTGTTCGGCCTCACCATCGCCGAGCGCGCGGTGGCCGAGCACGGCGCGAAGGTGACCATCATCGATCGCCGCCCCCACCTCGGCGGCAACGCCTACTCCGAGGCCGACGAGCAGACCGGCATCGAGGTCCACAAGTACGGCGCCCACCTCTTCCACACCTCGAACCAGCGGGTGTGGGAGTACGTGAACCGCTTCACGGACTTCACCGGCTACCAGCACAAGGTGTACACGACCCACCAGGGCGTGGTGTTCCCGATGCCGATCAACCTCGGCACCGTCAACCAGTTCTTCCAGGCCGCGTACACGCCGGACGAGGCGCGCGCGCTGATCGCCGAGCAGGCCGGCGAGCTGGCCGGCACCGATCCGGAGAACCTCGACGAGAAGGGCATCTCCCTCATCGGGCGGCCCCTCTACGAGGCGTTCATCAAGAACTACACCGGCAAGCAGTGGCAGACCGACCCCAAGGACCTGCCCGCCTCGATCATCTCCCGGCTGCCGGTGCGGTACACCTACGACAACCGCTACTTCAACGACACCTACGAGGGCCTGCCCACCCAGGGCTACACCGCCTGGCTCGAGCGGATGGCGGATCACCCGAACATCGAGGTGCGGCTGAACACCGACTACTTCGACACCTCCCAGCCGTTGAACAAGGACGCGGTGCGCGGGAACATCCCGGTGGTGTACACCGGCCCCGTCGACCGCTACTTCGACCACCAGCTGGGCGAGCTGGGCTGGCGCACCATCGACCTCGAGACCGAGCACCTCGAGGTGGGCGACTACCAGGGCACCTCCGTGATGAACTACGCCGACGCCGAGGTGCCGTACACCCGCATCATCGAGCCGCGCCACTTCCACCCCGAGCGCGACTACCCCAAGGACCGCACCGTGATCCAGCGCGAGTACTCGCGCTTCGCGGAGTCCGGGGACGAGCCGTACTACCCGATCAACTCCGGCACCGACCGCGAGCGGCTGCTGGCCTACCGCGAGCTGGCCGATGCCGAGCCGCGCACCCTGTTCGGGGGGCGCCTGGGCACCTACCAGTACCTGGACATGCACATGGCGATCGGCTCGGCCCTCTCCATGGCCGACAACAAGCTGTCCGACCTGCTGCGCGGCTGA
- a CDS encoding glycosyltransferase, with translation MTSADPAPAAAPPPFTVLMPLWRQDRPDRLEQALLSATREQELAPDLLILTVDGPLPVALERVVARVESGEFGPARVLRHDAHRGVAAALQDGLESSPHDLVARADADDLCRPERFALQIPRMDAEGLDLLGSSMREFSDEVAPGTGPLRTRPLTHLEIARYLPRHSPFHHPTVVLRRSTALAVGGYRDLPLLEDYWLWERMLLGGARMGNLPQVLVDYRVDRDLFARRGGWRLFTSDVRFQRRMLLDRVTTPRGFLRNLAVRAAYRFAPGWARRLGYRRFVERGDRTPCAA, from the coding sequence GTGACCTCCGCCGACCCCGCACCCGCGGCCGCCCCGCCGCCGTTCACCGTGCTCATGCCGCTGTGGCGGCAGGATCGTCCCGATCGCCTCGAGCAGGCACTGCTCTCGGCCACGCGGGAGCAGGAGCTCGCCCCGGACCTGCTGATCCTCACCGTGGACGGGCCGCTGCCGGTGGCGCTGGAACGGGTGGTGGCCCGGGTGGAGAGCGGCGAGTTCGGGCCGGCGCGAGTGCTGCGCCACGACGCCCACCGGGGGGTCGCCGCCGCGCTCCAGGACGGGCTGGAGTCCAGCCCCCACGACCTGGTGGCGCGTGCCGACGCCGACGACCTCTGCCGTCCCGAGCGCTTCGCGCTGCAGATCCCGCGGATGGACGCCGAGGGCCTCGACCTGCTGGGCTCTTCGATGCGCGAGTTCAGCGACGAGGTGGCGCCGGGCACAGGCCCGCTGCGCACCCGGCCCCTCACGCACCTGGAGATCGCGCGCTACCTGCCCCGCCACAGCCCCTTCCACCACCCGACGGTGGTGCTGCGGCGCTCCACCGCGCTCGCCGTGGGCGGGTACCGCGATCTGCCGCTGCTGGAGGACTACTGGCTGTGGGAGCGGATGCTGCTGGGCGGGGCACGGATGGGGAACCTCCCGCAGGTGCTGGTCGACTACCGCGTGGACCGGGACCTGTTCGCCCGCCGCGGCGGCTGGCGCCTGTTCACCAGCGACGTGCGCTTCCAGCGCCGGATGCTGCTGGACCGGGTGACCACGCCGCGCGGCTTCCTGCGCAACCTCGCCGTGCGCGCCGCCTACCGCTTCGCCCCGGGATGGGCCCGCCGCCTGGGCTATCGCCGTTTCGTGGAGCGCGGCGACCGGACCCCGTGCGCCGCATGA